One stretch of Candidatus Poribacteria bacterium DNA includes these proteins:
- a CDS encoding type II toxin-antitoxin system RelE/ParE family toxin, with amino-acid sequence MRNNAPVQEIQYYRAPDGKNPFTEWLESIRDKSTQNKIDKRLERLEDGNFGDFKSVGDGVFELRLRFGPGYRIYFGRIDNTLVLLLCGGDKASQVRDIERAKTYWREYKEAHP; translated from the coding sequence ATGCGGAACAACGCACCTGTGCAAGAAATACAATATTACCGTGCCCCAGACGGCAAAAATCCTTTCACGGAATGGCTTGAATCTATCCGAGACAAAAGCACACAAAACAAAATTGACAAACGGCTTGAGCGGTTGGAAGATGGCAATTTTGGCGATTTCAAATCTGTTGGAGACGGTGTTTTTGAATTGCGTCTCCGCTTCGGTCCGGGATATCGTATCTATTTTGGCAGAATTGACAATACACTTGTTCTTCTACTTTGTGGTGGAGACAAGGCATCACAAGTGCGGGATATTGAACGCGCAAAAACCTATTGGCGAGAATATAAGGAGGCACACCCATGA
- a CDS encoding type I restriction enzyme HsdR N-terminal domain-containing protein has protein sequence MRSSHTSQLDAVKRKESMTQSDIIQTILKDSNYHLDLFDESEIQALRESILIQTVRGKKTAFIRCPIRRKAIQLKPEELIRQLYAARLLKQYRYSTERVRFEHLVNFGRERKRADIVIVDKDQPDTPYIIVELKKPKLQDGKDQLKSYCNATGAPIAVWTNGQDISHYHRKDPNYFEEIT, from the coding sequence ATGCGTAGTTCCCATACCTCCCAATTGGACGCAGTAAAAAGAAAGGAATCCATGACGCAATCCGACATCATCCAAACCATCCTCAAAGACAGCAATTATCACCTTGACTTGTTCGACGAATCCGAAATTCAAGCGTTGCGGGAATCAATTCTTATCCAAACGGTTAGAGGTAAAAAGACCGCATTTATCCGCTGTCCCATTCGCAGAAAAGCAATTCAACTAAAACCTGAAGAACTCATCCGCCAACTTTACGCCGCACGACTTCTGAAGCAGTACCGCTATTCAACAGAACGCGTGAGATTTGAACATCTCGTGAATTTTGGCAGAGAAAGGAAACGTGCCGATATTGTCATCGTCGATAAGGACCAACCCGATACCCCCTACATCATCGTTGAGTTAAAGAAGCCGAAACTCCAAGACGGTAAGGATCAACTCAAATCCTACTGCAACGCGACCGGTGCGCCCATAGCGGTATGGACAAACGGACAGGATATCTCACACTACCACCGAAAAGATCCGAATTATTTTGAAGAGATTACGTAG
- a CDS encoding DUF1080 domain-containing protein gives MLTEKEKSEGWISLFDGETLNGWGATGSAEGWIIDDGSILCTVQGGKYLYTEQHYDNFVLSLEYKTEPKVNSGIFVRWADLEDAVQSGLEIQILDTHGKEPTTNHDCGALYDALGPTRNTCKPAGEWNEMIITCDGSIIAVTLNGEEIVRADLDEWDTPHQNPDGSRNKFGIALKDFPRSGHIGIQDHGGKIWCRNIKVKPL, from the coding sequence ATGTTAACAGAAAAAGAAAAATCTGAAGGTTGGATATCCCTTTTCGACGGCGAAACGCTCAACGGTTGGGGTGCCACTGGAAGTGCTGAAGGTTGGATAATTGATGACGGTAGTATTCTCTGCACCGTTCAAGGCGGAAAATATCTCTATACCGAACAACATTACGATAACTTCGTGTTGTCTCTTGAATACAAAACCGAGCCGAAAGTCAATAGCGGTATTTTCGTCCGATGGGCAGACCTTGAAGATGCCGTTCAGAGTGGACTTGAAATCCAAATTTTGGATACGCACGGTAAAGAACCTACCACTAACCACGATTGCGGGGCACTCTACGATGCCTTGGGACCGACTCGAAACACCTGTAAACCTGCGGGTGAGTGGAATGAGATGATCATCACGTGCGATGGAAGCATTATCGCTGTGACGCTCAATGGTGAAGAGATTGTTCGGGCGGATTTAGACGAATGGGATACACCCCACCAGAATCCCGACGGCAGCCGGAATAAGTTCGGTATTGCGCTCAAAGATTTCCCGCGAAGTGGACATATCGGTATTCAGGACCACGGTGGGAAGATCTGGTGTCGAAACATTAAAGTCAAACCGTTATAG